From Dryobates pubescens isolate bDryPub1 chromosome 22, bDryPub1.pri, whole genome shotgun sequence, the proteins below share one genomic window:
- the LOC128898331 gene encoding putative transmembrane protein INAFM2 yields the protein MKEKEAGAERGKPATYTGDKKARMAAKTNKKWVRLATVLAYVLSVSLAAIVLAVYYSLIWQPVRGGGGSASSPGPAAAATSSSSAQPRAAPPPAPGAGAGPAQEAPPAPPRTGPDPPGLARTDRPDASQPPPPGAEPDAGDSAAAALHRVPGSP from the coding sequence atgaaggagaaggaggcGGGGGCGGAGCGGGGCAAGCCCGCCACCTACACCGGGGACAAGAAGGCTCGCATGGCGGCCAAGACCAACAAGAAGTGGGTGCGCCTGGCCACCGTGCTGGCCTACGTCCTCTCCGTCTCGCTGGCCGCCATCGTCCTCGCCGTCTACTACAGCCTCATCTGGCAGCCGGTGCGTGGCGGCGGTGGCTCCGCttccagccccggccccgccgcagccGCCACCTCCTCTTCGTCCGCGCAGCCCCGCGCCGCCCCGCCGCCAGCGCCGGGCGCCGGGGCcggcccagcacaggaggctccgcCAGCGCCGCCGCGGACGGGCCCCGACCCCCCCGGCCTCGCCCGCACCGATCGCCCGGATGCGTCGCAGCCGCCGCCACCCGGGGCCGAGCCGGACGCGGGCGACAGTGCTGCCGCCGCGCTTCACCGGGTGCCGGGGAGTCCTTGA